TTGAGGCGTCAAAGCACACAGGAACAATTTGGATATAATGAGGTATTTTTTCTTCATGCCAAACAGATAATGATGTAGCTTTGTGTCTGATCTAATGTAAAAATTTATATTACTTCTTACTTTAGGTTGTTCTTAAAGGGCCAGGGAAAAAGTTGAGCCTTCTTGgagtaagtaatgcttaaaaaatcttttataaaattatttgttttaatcCATGGTTTGGTTAATATGACAACCCCAACTGCTGGTGATCCTAGAAAATATCCATCTTTGACCCAACAATGTTTTGAAAGAAAACTAGAATTGGTTAATTTAATCCAACGAATGggtttgtctgtattttatGCAACCACGGGTAGAAACAACTGAATAATTTTCAGTGTGTATGTGTCTAATACAGTATGTTTCCCTTAATAGCCTAAATATAAATGCAcgatgcattgcaattatttaaatatatttaaaacagttttatgtttttattttatttttgtagcagACCTGTGCCGTCTGCCTGGAGGAGTTTCGAAGTCGGGATGAATTAGGTGTTTGCCCTTGTTCTCATGCTTTTCACAAGAAGTAAGATCCAAAACATTTATgacattgttatatttttatttactgtatatttactgtaaaCCTGATTGATGCATTTTCTAAATATCATCAAAATACAGCTGTTCCTTTGAAAACAATTTAAGCGTGATTTAGTGTGGCGGTAGCAATGCCTTAAAATTTCCTGAACATTGGAGGCACAAAAACAGGAATGAAAACAGGAGAACCACTTATTAGTAAGCTATGAAAGACATTCAgcagttttagttttttaaaaggAATACCATTTCCCTTTCAAGTCTCATCTTGTGACATAATGCACTGGTAGATGTTACAGTGCTATAGATAGCTGATGCATAATGGCCCCCTCTCTCCCTTTCTCCTCTTTTCACCTTGTCTCCCTCTCAGGTGTCTGGTGAAGTGGCTGGAAATTCGCAGTGTCTGTCCCATGTGCAACAAACCCATCTGCAGGCTCCAGCCAGACTCTCCACAGGGGGCTGAAGGGCCTCAAAACCCCCTGGAGgtgtgacagaaaataaacgtTGCTGATCAGAGATACCCAGGCTTTAGATGTGTGCCTCACACACCCTTGAACAGAATTTTAACAACCAACATACTTCTGGAAATGGGAAATAGCTGACGTATTGGTATCCGCCGAAAAACTGGCCCTATTCACCAATTTTAAGATTTCTAGAGGGGGAATGGAGGGTGATGATGTGTATCAGTGGAACTTAAGTGATGTATGGTATTTTTGGACATAATGTAGCTTGCAGCAATACAAATTGATGCCTTGGACTCACCCAGAAGAGATGTTTTCATAGATAAATGTTCAGAATCAGTCCACATTGTACAATATGTAGGCAATACTTTCAATTTAAGAGTAGTATGGGCCACtgataaataacaataaagagTTCCTATAAGAGTCCAGCTTAGTTATAGATTTCAGTTTATGAAGATTTCACTGACTTGAGCCTTAGGGATCTCTGATCTCATAAATCTTTCTCCTGCCAACATTTTGACATTTGAGCTCATAAATCCATTTGAGAGGTTATGGCCATGCCGAGAACCCACACTATTGTACAGAATTTTAGGAATCCCATTGGGATTAAATGGAAATGGGggtaaatttatttaaagtagTTGTTTTGTACTATACATGgtcaataaaatgtttttgtgatgGAAAAAATAATTGTGTGTATGttcaatataaaataattagaAATTTCTAAAGAGAAATTTGCTTCATATTTTTAATCGTTTTACCTATAAATTGCAAATGTCTAgtttaattttataattaaattTGAGAAGACTGAACTATGAATCCAACACAAACTTCATGTTTCAGTGTAAAACCTTACATCTTCCATTATTTAAAACATGGATATACATACTTAAATGAATCCATTAGTAGTAGTGGTTGTTTTATAGTTGCATTACTTTTGTCTCGATGCATTTTTATGCAGTAATCACAAGATTTACTATAGAAATCTTTCTTCTAAAGGAGTGTTGTGGATTAAATACTAAGTCGAACAAGCATGGTTTAGCCAGTCCCAGTGTATTTTTCTGCAAAATCACATTTTGTTTCAAACTCATGTCACTCACTTATGTGATGACTGAATGAAATGCTTTGTTTGAATTATGATACATTTCCTCTTTGTTGTACCAATTTATCATTTAATTCTATAGCTAAAGAAAATACTTTGTGAAAGTACTGTTGTTCTAAAAGCAACACTAGTTTGCTCTTATAATTGTAGCCAAATTCGAAACTTGGACGGGCACTCATTGTGGAAACTAAGAGAAGGGTGGGAGATATGCTCGTATTACAAAAGGAGAATAGCATTCCTGAGCTGTAGAGACATGCTGACATATGATGACCATATGTCTGTCCCAACATGTTCTTTGAGAGACTAAATATGGCTTCTAAAAGTGTCTGTAAAGTGATCGTATAAACAAGAGCTTCTCTAAATGTcaagatataagcattttatCTCAGATATTGAAGAAGGGCAAACTGGGAAACACATAGgcccatttaaaatatttagccAATAACCCTGCTTGAACTGTAAAGCATTGCTGTTGTTTTTTACCCATTTATTAATAGCTAAAATAACGACGGCTTAAAGTACTTTATTATTGCATGTAGGACCTTAAGGACAGCCACTATTGACAACTGAGGTAACTAGCAGCTGAGTAGTTTATACATATTACAACCAACTCGCTGGTGCCATCTAGCGGCAATTAAAATGACAACACAAACGCCTCCctgtaaatgaaacaaaatgcGTCTGCCCATGTAGCAAGGGTGTCTATTGTGTCTGTGACAGCTTGAAGTGTTTTTGTTGGGACAGTAGATGGCAATATATTTCACACATTGCAGAAAACACTAAGTCTTTGCGTGTCTACATTATAAGATACATTATAGCCTTAGTGTATATTACTTAAACATAAAGTTAATCATGACATGACTACGTCATATGGATTAAGTAGACTGTCAAATCATCATCTTCCAGCTTTATACAGCTTTATTAGTTTGACTGTTGCTGTTTTGTTTATCAGATAGCAGGATATGGAAGCCAGCACCCGTTTACAAGGCCTGTCTAATATCTTAACTTATACACTATTAAAGAATTATCTTTAAGAATTCTTTAAGAATTATCGTCACTCATGTGTAAAGTGCTGAGTCGAAGTTTTTATATTgactatttgtttttattttttgtatacttGTActcatatttttcttttttattgtattaaaattGTATGTATGATCAtaatatttttatctttttaggTGTGACATCATGCGATCTGTCCAGGGACAACAGATGTAAAATAGCCTTTTGGCTAATTCTGGCACATTGTACATTACTTAAATGTATTATTGATGTGCATTGTCCCTGTTAAATAAACctgaaaatgaaatgaaatgaaattagtcaattttcttaaaaaaaaaattttttactcaccatgtcatccaaaatgttgatgtctttgttcggtcgagaggaagttgtgttttttggggaaaacattccaggatttttctcattttactAGACTTTAATGgagtttaatgcagtttaaaattgcagtttcaaaggactctaaacgataaacgaggcataagggtcttatctagcgaaacgattgtcattgttgacaagaaaaataaaaaacatgcacttttaaaccacaactttccgtctatctccggtcatgtgacccaccagcacgacctcacgcaatacatcatcacgtcaagaggtcactgAGGACCTACACGAAACTACTGAAGGGTATTTGCTTTCATACACTGAATTTCTTGAAAAATTCCAATTACCAGTTAAACCAAGAGAATTTGCTGTTGTTCTTGATGCAATTCCAAAGAGTGTTGTATTTCTGTTAAAGAATTGTAATTCATTGCAAATTACTATGGATGACTTTTGTGGTAGTATATACATCggtaatgttaatattttgaaacaAAAATGTAGAAATAATATTATAAGAAATACCCTATGTTTTGTTTCCCTTCCTGCAGCAAGATTTTTTTGGTCTTCCGTATTTAATGATATATACTGGGATAAAACTTGGAAAATATTGAACAAGTTTTGTGTCAATAACAAAATGAAGGAGGTGTCTTACAAAGTCCTTTATAGAATTTATCCTGTTAAACATGTTTTGGAAAGATTTAAGCTTAATATTTCCTACGCTTGTGAATTTTGTGGTCAGGAAAAAGAAACAATTTTACATCTGTTTTATCATTGTATCTACTCAAGAATTTTCTGGAAAGATGCGGAAAATTATATAAGTAAAAAATTGGGTCGTGTGGTAGAAattgatgtgtttttttattttgagagAGATAATTTGGAAAGTAATGAACAATATATTATACAGCTATTTATTGTATTAGGAAAGTATCAtatacacaaaacaaaatggGCTCTTTGTAAACCAAACCTgtcacattttataaatgatttcAAATTATACAGTACCCCTTTGGAAAAAGTTAAGAACAAAAAAGCTCAGAaaacatataatattttaaaaagtctcaattttttgtaattttttttctttttctaatTTCTTTTCTGATAACTTGTGAACAATGTGTGAGTAATACCTCATGTTCATGTGGCATTAATCAATATGTGTTTTATACTGAAGGTTAAAACGTAACTATTGCGGTAAACTCCAAAACAAAGGCACATCTGCTTTGCACAAATGTTGATGAAGTCAAATTATGACATAACTTGATGATACTTTATGAAATGTGTCTGTGCAAAGTATGATGAAAgaagtacatttaaaaaagtcaAGTTGTTGcttgattttaaatgaattcATGATTAAATAGAggctttttacatttttcattttacattcaTCATCTCCATTACATTTTCCAGGGGCTCAAGAAATACTAATgtcacataaaaaaaaacatcttaaaggaTTATGTTTAGAAGTACCACCATTTTATGGCCTACTTTATTGAATCAGttattgaaatataaaaatatataataaaataatattagctgcactgaatgtaagtctatttaaaatgtttgaaaaatgctgaaaaaacaaGCTTGAGTTTTTAACATCCTTAATTAATTAGATTGTATCAAATGCATAAAAGTGCATGcttaaaatacagaaaatgtcTTGTAAAAAAAGAAAGCATTTTTTGTAgctacataattattatttaattgatTTCTTATTTATAATTTTGTATTGACTAGCTCATTGACCAGTTAAGATTAAACATAACAGTTCGAAAGATTAAAAGGGTTCAAATAGGCATGAAATTACAAGCACCTTGCTTGACCTAATTACAATGACTAGCCTCATCTCACCAGATGCCCTGATGGTGGAGGTGGTGTGGGCTGGGGGTCTTAAGTTCTAGACATTTATGGGGGTCAATGTTTTCACAATATGTCTTAGTTTACTAATTGACCTCATTGGTCAGCAtgcatttttctgtttttattataCATGTCTATAAATTGTCTTAAAATCTATAACTGTTCTCTGTTAACTGGTCGCATTGAACATGTGCCATAGTCTATTTTTGTCATTGGTTGAACTCTAAAAGAACACACTGCTCTGGATCAATGACGTAATCTTATTTGTTTACTGTAGCACTGTAGAGTCTCTTTCTCTGGTTTTAGAATACAGTTTTAATGCCTTTGCtaattattaaatgtattaatttggGTTGATTTTCACTTTTCCTTTAATTGTGAGgattatttgatttttactaaCATGTTCCTCATCTGTAATCAAGGGCTTTGGATGAAAATCAGATTTACTAAATCCAGGCTTAAGCTATTATACAGATAATAGACATTCTCACTTTCCCCTCTTTAAGACTCAAATCTTAAAACTAATCTGCTCAAAACTCTATCAAAGTTATAGCTTGTAACATATGGCCTTTCTTCATGGGGCAGCTTCCGACTCCAGACAAGCCGATCAAGTGAATGAGTGAAAAACATGTCTGgaccaagccatttaaactagACAAACAGCATCTGGCCAGCCATGCCGATCTGCAATCAATGAAATCAAAATAGAATTGGGTTCATATGCCCAATTGAAC
This Misgurnus anguillicaudatus chromosome 11, ASM2758022v2, whole genome shotgun sequence DNA region includes the following protein-coding sequences:
- the LOC129416244 gene encoding RING finger protein 122 isoform X2, translating into MDVSSPLALNVYDIILGIGLFIFMLSMIFCCYLLRLRRQSTQEQFGYNEVVLKGPGKKLSLLGQTCAVCLEEFRSRDELGVCPCSHAFHKKCLVKWLEIRSVCPMCNKPICRLQPDSPQGAEGPQNPLEV
- the LOC129416244 gene encoding RING finger protein 122 isoform X1 codes for the protein MLILLVFYITGCLCDPDLQTTDRICILTMDVSSPLALNVYDIILGIGLFIFMLSMIFCCYLLRLRRQSTQEQFGYNEVVLKGPGKKLSLLGQTCAVCLEEFRSRDELGVCPCSHAFHKKCLVKWLEIRSVCPMCNKPICRLQPDSPQGAEGPQNPLEV